One genomic segment of Streptomyces sp. NBC_00239 includes these proteins:
- a CDS encoding NAD+ synthase, producing the protein MPQLRLALNQIDSHVGDIAANADSVVHWTRHAAEQGAHLVAFPEMVLTGYPVEDLALRESFVEASRTALTGLAARLAAEGFGDLPVVVGYLDRAEQARPRLGRPAGSPLNAAAVLHRGSVVLRFAKHHLPNYGVFDEFRYFVPGDTQPVVRVHGVDVALAICEDLWQDGGRVPATRSAGAGLLVSINASPYERNKDDVRLDLVRKRAQEAGCTLAYVAMTGGQDELVFDGDSIVVDKDGAVIARAPQFSEGCVLVDLELPAAAADAPTGTVDDGLRIDRVVLSEEPLPAYEPVVTGGYAERLDDDAEIYEALVTGLRAYVRKNGFRSVLIGLSGGIDSALVAAVACDALGAANVYGISMPSKYSSDHSQGDAAELARRTGLNLRTVPIVPMFDAYMGSLGLTGLAEENLQARLRGTMLMAVSNQEGHLVLAPGNKSELAVGYSTLYGDAVGAYGPIKDVYKTDVFRLAKWRNAAAAERGEVPPIPENSIGKPPSAELRPGQVDTDSLPDYPVLDAVLDLYVDRDQGLEQIVAAGFDRELVAKTVRMVDTAEYKRRQYPPGTKISRKGFGKDRRLPITNGWRERA; encoded by the coding sequence GTGCCTCAACTACGCCTCGCGCTGAATCAGATCGACTCGCACGTCGGCGACATCGCCGCCAACGCCGACTCGGTCGTCCACTGGACCCGGCACGCCGCCGAGCAGGGCGCCCACCTGGTGGCGTTCCCCGAGATGGTGCTGACCGGCTACCCCGTCGAGGACCTCGCCCTGCGTGAATCCTTCGTCGAGGCCTCCCGCACCGCGCTGACCGGCCTCGCCGCCCGGCTCGCCGCCGAGGGGTTCGGCGACCTGCCCGTCGTCGTCGGCTACCTCGACCGCGCCGAGCAGGCCCGGCCCCGGCTCGGCCGGCCCGCCGGCTCCCCGCTGAACGCCGCCGCCGTGCTGCACCGCGGCTCCGTCGTACTCCGCTTCGCCAAGCACCACCTGCCGAACTACGGCGTGTTCGACGAGTTCCGGTACTTCGTGCCCGGCGACACCCAGCCGGTGGTCCGCGTACACGGCGTGGACGTGGCGCTGGCCATCTGCGAGGACCTCTGGCAGGACGGCGGCCGGGTGCCGGCCACCCGCTCCGCCGGGGCCGGGCTGCTCGTCTCGATCAACGCCTCCCCTTACGAGCGCAACAAGGACGACGTCCGCCTCGACCTGGTCCGCAAGCGGGCCCAGGAAGCCGGATGCACCCTCGCGTACGTGGCGATGACCGGCGGCCAGGACGAGCTGGTCTTCGACGGCGACTCGATCGTCGTCGACAAGGACGGCGCGGTGATCGCGCGCGCCCCGCAGTTCTCCGAGGGCTGCGTGCTCGTCGACCTGGAGCTGCCGGCGGCCGCCGCCGACGCGCCCACGGGCACAGTCGACGACGGGCTGCGGATCGACCGGGTCGTGCTCTCCGAGGAGCCGCTGCCGGCGTACGAGCCGGTCGTCACCGGCGGCTACGCCGAACGCCTCGACGACGACGCCGAGATCTACGAGGCGCTGGTCACGGGGCTGCGCGCGTACGTCCGCAAGAACGGCTTCCGGTCGGTCCTGATCGGGCTCTCCGGAGGCATCGACTCGGCGCTGGTCGCCGCCGTGGCCTGCGACGCGCTGGGCGCGGCGAACGTGTACGGCATCTCGATGCCCTCCAAGTACTCCTCCGACCACTCGCAGGGGGACGCGGCCGAGCTGGCGCGCCGCACCGGGCTGAACCTCCGCACGGTCCCGATCGTGCCGATGTTCGACGCGTACATGGGCTCGCTGGGCCTGACCGGTCTCGCCGAGGAGAACCTCCAGGCCCGGCTGCGCGGCACGATGCTGATGGCCGTCTCCAACCAGGAGGGCCACCTCGTGCTGGCCCCGGGCAACAAGTCCGAGCTGGCGGTGGGCTACTCCACGCTGTACGGCGACGCGGTCGGCGCGTACGGGCCCATCAAGGACGTCTACAAGACGGACGTCTTCCGGCTCGCGAAGTGGCGCAACGCGGCCGCCGCGGAGCGCGGCGAGGTCCCGCCGATCCCGGAGAACTCGATCGGGAAGCCGCCGAGCGCCGAGCTGCGTCCCGGACAGGTGGACACGGACTCGCTGCCGGACTACCCGGTGCTCGACGCGGTGCTCGACCTGTACGTGGACCGGGACCAGGGCCTGGAGCAGATCGTCGCGGCCGGCTTCGACCGCGAGCTGGTCGCGAAGACCGTGCGGATGGTGGACACCGCCGAGTACAAGCGGCGCCAGTACCCGCCGGGCACGAAGATCTCCCGCAAGGGCTTCGGCAAGGACCGCCGGCTGCCGATCACCAACGGCTGGCGCGAGCGGGCGTAG